In the genome of Onychostoma macrolepis isolate SWU-2019 chromosome 10, ASM1243209v1, whole genome shotgun sequence, the window AGACAGGTGTTCAATGTCTTGTGATAAAACATTACTATAAAGAGGAGAGTTTAAACACTCATTTAGATGCTAAATGAGCATGACAGCATCTGACGTCTTTACGGGTGTGATAAAGAATcagtaaaactgtaacttaCACTGTTTCAAGTActacctttttttaaatttaccaGGCCATGATGCAAGCTGCTGGTCCCGATTCTTCTGATTTCCCCACAGCAAAATCCACTTTAGCATAAAGAAAAATAAGGGTTCTACATGAAAAACATTCTTTAGAAAAATAGCAATATTTCAGAAAGGGCTCATCTAGTTTCAGCAAAATACAAGCTTGTACTGAAATCAACATCAATGTATCAACAGTGGATAAACAGATACATAACAGATTAGTTTAAGCAGAAGCCCTTTGTGAAACATCACCCgtttacataatttttaactttttttttttgttgttgtccaCTTAACTACTTCCCTCAAAGTCTACTTGAACTGAAATTACATACTACAATTGTGTGATCCAATAAACATCCAAAGTATGTAATTCAAAAAACAAtgcttaatttctttttgtagGTTATGTTCAATACTTTAAACCGAtagcaaatgaaaataaaacacaaaaattagTTTATTTACAGTTCATATTGTGCCGTGAACTGGCAAAAAGCATTGTCGTCATCTTAGGAGTTAACCAGTTCTGTGCAGTCTTCTACTTCTTGATCCTTACCATGGATTTCAGCAGTCAAGGATGTTCTGTGACCCAGTCATCCAGCATGGCGGACCAAGCACCTAGAAGAAAACTGTCAACAAGTTTAGCAGTAACTTGTATTGAAAGCAAGTTCAACAGACATGCCATTCAAGCCCTGCACACATTTAAACAGTTAACTCTATATTTGACAACTACTGTCGTCATGTCCCCTCATTTACATCTTGTGCAAATGTTCAGTCTCGGGAAACGTTGAAAAGGTAAAATACTTGACCCTACATTTTATGCGACAAGCTTGAACTCTCTGCACATTTGGTGCAGAATTCCACCGAGACGTGGTCTTTGTCCACATGCAGGCAGATGCCACCTGCAGTATCTTTGTCTTCCACCTTCACCCTCTTCCTCGGCATGGCATAATCGTGGTCGTTCTCGTTGGATTCCTGGAAAAGCGAGGTAGAGAATTTCATGCCGTTCACACCGCTCAATCTAGACAACAGCTGAGCCAGCATGCTCTCATTGGCCAACACGGCTCTCAAGTACCTAGTTTCATTCTCCAACTCTTCCACTCTCTTGTTGAGATTGCCGTTTTCCTGCTTGAGAACACGGTTTTCTGTTGTCAAAGACCCAACTCTCTGTTCCAGGCCACTGACGTATTCTTTCTTCTTTAAACGGTTCATCCTCGCTGCAATGGCATTCTTGTTGATGATGTGACCAGAGACGTCTTGCAGTTTTGACCTCT includes:
- the crebzf gene encoding CREB/ATF bZIP transcription factor, producing MITRKRGRNSLNADIKCTNTSHEIDGVLKTSNTSETNMQTSPESDTNDWGLDDLLGSEFNWDLDNNVLDTFVNFESQTTTSDETDQSAVLDVATSHSRGAVQRSKLQDVSGHIINKNAIAARMNRLKKKEYVSGLEQRVGSLTTENRVLKQENGNLNKRVEELENETRYLRAVLANESMLAQLLSRLSGVNGMKFSTSLFQESNENDHDYAMPRKRVKVEDKDTAGGICLHVDKDHVSVEFCTKCAESSSLSHKIFLLGAWSAMLDDWVTEHP